A window from Triticum aestivum cultivar Chinese Spring chromosome 6D, IWGSC CS RefSeq v2.1, whole genome shotgun sequence encodes these proteins:
- the LOC123146199 gene encoding DNL-type zinc finger protein, translated as MAAGRFLPLAGRRIIAALSQPSAPSSRGIFFPSTATAGLRSLQTIIEASSNASTERRHDPEDHKTDTPPPPASVPAAAESSFKVRDASSLKISPRHDMAMIFTCKVCETRSVKMASRDSYDNGVVVARCGGCNNLHLMADRLGWFGQPGSIEDFLAEQGQDVKKGDTDTLSFTLEDLAGSQVKSKEPSGEN; from the exons ATGGCCGCCGGCCGGTTTCTGCCGCTGGCGGGCCGCCGCATCATCGCGGCCCTGTCCCAGCCGTCCGCCCCCTCTTCCCGCG GAATTTTCTTCCCTTCGACCGCGACCGCAGGCTTGAGGTCCCTCCAGACGATCATTGAAGCGAGCAGCAACGCGTCGACTGAGCGTCGCCATGACCCGGAGGACCACAAGACCGACACCCCGCCGCCGCCAGCTTCGGTCCCTGCAGCAGCGGAGTCGAGCTTCAAGGTCAGAGACGCGTCGAGCCTGAAGATCTCTCCGAGGCACGACATGGCAATGATCTTCACGTGCAAGGTCTGCGAGACGAGGTCCGTGAAGATGGCCAGCCGGGACTCGTACGACAACGGGGTGGTGGTCGCCCGCTGCGGGGGCTGCAACAACCTGCACCTGATGGCAGACAGGCTCGGCTGGTTTGGCCAGCCGGGGAGCATCGAGGACTTCCTGGCGGAGCAGGGGCAGGACGTGAAGAAAGGCGACACGGATACTCTCAGCTTCACCCTGGAGGACTTGGCCGGGTCTCAGGTCAAATCCAAGGAACCTTCTGGTGAAAATTAG
- the LOC123146198 gene encoding ABC transporter G family member 28, producing MKEARGPWSVCPLPGLLLFLLSTTTAPRAPPPPIPASQPRALPMPATTNAYHLGPKAPTLQLHRASSLRPSAQPMARVAGQQLAAALLLLTSAAAARAIAIGSPAYNVVPRLSPFEEHAAVVPRLSFEEHAIDDDYGGDGVGGGAASAAGGKGLVGNPVVAEIVNKRLKGLTATFARSIRSQLGYCIKDTDSEWDAAFNFTKDTSFLNNCMKQTNGDLHQRVCTAAEMKFYFNSLIESGEETRWEKSYVRPNKNCNLSSWIDGCEPGWACSAGEQKVDLQDAKDIPYRADDCQACCPGFFCPHALTCMIPCPLGAYCPLSTLNKTTGICDPYNYQPPAGNPNHTCGSADNWADVMSTDDVFCPAGFYCPSTTQKLPCSSGYYCRKGSTSQTRCYKKSACPPNSVNQDITIFGMLLVIASCLVLLIIYNFSGQLLTNREKKQAKSREAAARYAKETAQARERWKTARDVAKKASTGLQSQLSRTFSRKQKLGQAGGMSSKGLPVGTDGAGKKSNLPDMMSSLEENPDGPEGFQMEIGDKAGKKMPKGKEMHSRSQIFKYAYGQIEKEKAIQQEMEENDNNMTLSGVVSMAKEHEVGSRMPIEVAFKDLTLTLTGSKKKILRSVTGKLMPGRVAAVMGPSGAGKTTFLSAVAGKATGCDTSGLVLINGKVEPIRAYKRIIGFVPQDDIVHGNLTVEENLWFNARCRLAADMSKAEKVLVVERVIESLGLQPVRDSLVGTVEQRGISGGQRKRVNVGVEMVMEPSVLILDEPTSGLDSASSLLLLRALRREALEGVNISMVVHQPSYTLYRMFDDLILLAKGGMTVYHGPVKKVEEYFSGLGIVVPDRVNPPDYYIDILEGIVKPNMSAGVTVKDLPLRWMLHNGYDVPRDMLRSTSGSSSRGGADPSSPGADASPSFLSEMWANIKDTIMQKKDEFDYNKSTLDLSNRNTPGILRQYRYFLGRVGKQRLREARILAVDYLILCLAGICLGTLAKVSDETFGALGYTYTVIAVSLLCKIGALRSFALDKIYYWRERASGMSSLAYFMAKDTIDHFNTIVKPIVYLSMFYFFNNPRSSIWENYVVLVALVYCVTGIGYTFAIFFQPGSAQLWSALLPVVLTLIATQQKDTIIADLCYTKWALEAFVIANAHNYTGVWLITRCGSLQSNGYDISNRSLCLWVLVANGVIFRCVAFFCMVVFQKH from the exons ATGAAGGAGGCGCGTGGCCCATGGTCCGTCTGCCCCCTTCCTGGCTTGCTCCTATTTCTGCtctccaccaccaccgccccgcgagctcctcctcctcccatcccAGCCAGCCAGCCGAGAGCCCTCCCAATGCCAGCCACCACCAATGCCTACCACCTAGGCCCCAAGGCGCCGACCCTGCAGCTCCACCGAGCGTCCTCCCTCCGCCCCTCCGCCCAACCCATGGCCCGTGTGGCGGGGCAGCAGCtcgccgccgcgctgctcctcctcacctcggccgccgccgcgcgcgccatcGCCATCGGCAGCCCCGCCTACAACGTCGTCCCGCGCCTCTCCCCCTTCGAGGAGCACGCCGCCGTCGTCCCGCGGCTCTCCTTCGAGGAGCACGCCATCGACGACGACTACGGCGGggacggggtcgggggcggcgccgcctccgccgccggggGCAAGGGCCTCGTCGGCAACCCCGTCGTCGCCGAGATCGTCAACAAGCGCCTCAAGGGcctcaccgccaccttcgcccgctCCATCCGCAGCCAGCTCGGCTACTGCATCAAGGACAC GGACTCGGAGTGGGACGCGGCCTTCAACTTCACCAAGGACACCTCCTTCCTCAACAACTGCATGAAGCAGACCAATG GTGACCTGCACCAGCGGGTGTGCACGGCGGCGGAGATGAAGTTCTACTTCAACAGCCTGATCGAGAGCGGGGAGGAGACCAGGTGGGAGAAGAGCTACGTCAGGCCCAACAAGAACTGCAACCTCTCCTCCTGGATCGACGGCTGCGAGCCCGGCTGGGCCTGCAGCGCCGGCGAGCAGAAGGTCGACCTCCAGGACGCCAAGGACATCCCCTACCGCGCCGACGACTGCCAGGCCTGCTGCCCCGGCTTCTTCTGCCCCCATGCCCTCACCTGCATGATAC CTTGCCCTCTTGGAGCATACTGCCCACTGTCCACCCTGAACAAGACTACGGGCATCTGCGACCC GTACAATTACCAACCGCCTGCTGGGAACCCAAACCACACCTGTGGCAGTGCTGACAACTGGGCAGATGTGATGAGCACCGACGACGTTTTCTGCCCGGCTGGATTCTACTGCCCGAGCACGACCCAGAAGCTCCCTTGTAGTAGTGG GTATTACTGCAGGAAGGGGTCGACTTCGCAAACCA GATGCTACAAGAAGAGCGCATGTCCGCCCAACTCTGTTAATCAGGACATTACGATCTTTGGCATGTTGCTAGTG ATTGCCTCTTGTCTAGTCCTTCTGATCATCTACAATTTCTCTGGCCAACTTCTAACCAACCGTGAGAAAAAGCAAGCAAAATCTCGAGAGGCTGCTGCAAGGTATGCCAAAGAGACGGCGCAGGCTCGTGAGAGGTGGAAAACGGCTAGAGATGTCGCCAAGAAGGCTAGCACTGGCCTTCAGTCACAACTGTCTCGCACCTTCTCGCGCAAGCAGAAGCTGGGACAGGCAGGGGGGATGTCATCGAAAGGCCTGCCTGTTGGAACGGATGGGGCTGGAAAAAAGAGCAACCTCCCGGACATGATGAGCTCCCTAGAAGAGAACCCAGACGGGCCCGAAGGATTCCAAATGGAAATAGGAGACAAGGCCGGCAAGAAGATGCCGAAAGGGAAGGAGATGCACAGCCGGAGCCAGATTTTCAAGTATGCATACGGTCAAATCGAGAAGGAAAAGGCAATTCAACAGGAGATGGAGGAGAACGATAACAACATGACTTTGTCTGGTGTGGTAAGCATGGCCAAAGAGCACGAAGTCGGTTCGAGAATGCCGATTGAGGTCGCGTTCAAGGACCTGACTCTGACGCTGACGGGGAGCAAGAAGAAGATCTTGAGGTCCGTGACAGGAAAGCTCATGCCTGGCCGCGTAGCTGCCGTCATGGGCCCATCTGGTGCTGGCAAGACCACATTTCTGAGTGCTGTCGCCGGCAAGGCAACTGGTTGTGACACATCAGGCTTGGTGCTCATCAATGGTAAAGTTGAGCCGATCCGTGCGTACAAGAGGATTATCGGCTTTGTTCCCCAAGATGACATTGTCCATGGCAACCTAACCGTTGAAGAAAATCTCTGGTTCAATGCAAGATGCAG GCTTGCAGCAGACATGTCGAAAGCCGAAAAGGTCCTCGTCGTGGAGAGGGTCATTGAGTCTTTGGGGCTGCAGCCAGTTCGAGATTCTCTGGTCGGGACGGTGGAGCAGCGTGGCATCTCCGGTGGCCAGCGCAAGAGAGTCAACGTCGGTGTAGAAATGGTCATGGAACCTTCGGTGTTGATCTTAGATGAGCCGACTTCAGGTTTGGATAGTGCATCCTCCCTGCTTCTTCTCCGCGCCCTTCGCCGGGAAGCTCTCGAAGGCGTCAACATCTCCATGGTTGTTCATCAGCCTAG CTACACGCTGTACAGAATGTTTGATGACTTGATACTTCTCGCGAAAGGGGGGATGACCGTCTACCACGGTCCAGTAAAGAAGGTGGAAGAATACTTCTCAGGGCTGGGCATTGTCGTGCCGGATCGCGTGAACCCACCCGACTACTACATTGACATCTTGGAGGGCATTGTGAAGCCAAACATGAGCGCGGGCGTAACCGTTAAGGACCTGCCGCTCAGATGGATGCTGCACAACGGCTATGACGTTCCACGGGACATGCTGCGGAGCACCTCCGGGTCTTCGTCCAGAGGAGGCGCAGACCCTTCTTCTCCTGGCGCGGACGCAAGCCCATCCTTTCTATCAGAAATGTGGGCCAATATCAAGGACACCATCATGCAGAAGAAGGATGAGTTTGACTATAACAAGTCAACCTTAGATCTGTCAAACCGCAACACTCCCGGCATCCTTAGGCAGTACAGGTACTTCCTGGGAAG GGTTGGCAAGCAGAGGCTCCGGGAAGCAAGGATACTGGCTGTCGACTACCTGATACTCTGCCTTGCTGGGATATGCCTGGGGACGCTGGCCAAAGTGAGCGACGAAACGTTTGGAGCGCTTGGGTACACTTACACTGTCATCGCCGTCT CCCTGCTTTGCAAAATCGGAGCCCTAAGATCGTTCGCCCTGGACAAGATATACTACTGGAGGGAAAGGGCCTCGGGGATGAGCTCACTGGCCTACTTCATGGCCAAGGACACCATCGACCACTTCAACACCATCGTCAAGCCCATCGTCTACCTCTCCATGTTCTACTTCTTCAACAACCCCAGGTCGTCCATCTGGGAGAACTATGTCGTCCTCGTTGCGCTTGTGTACTGCGTCACGGGCATCGGCTACACCTTCGCCATCTTCTTCCAGCCAGGCTCCGCACAACTG TGGTCTGCACTGCTCCCAGTCGTTCTCACCTTGATAGCAACTCAGCAGAAGGACACTATCATAGCTGATCTTTGCTACACAAAGTGGGCTCTGGAGGCGTTCGTGATCGCCAATGCTCACAA CTACACCGGGGTGTGGTTGATAACACGGTGCGGCTCTCTGCAAAGTAACGGCTACGACATCAGCAACAGGAGTCTCTGTTTATGGGTCCTCGTGGCCAACGGGGTGATCTTCCGCTGCGTAGCCTTCTTCTGCATGGTAGTCTTCCAGAAGCACTGA